In one window of Camelina sativa cultivar DH55 chromosome 15, Cs, whole genome shotgun sequence DNA:
- the LOC104748373 gene encoding dual specificity protein phosphatase 12-like, whose product MQKLDLVRENLYLGDICAAAEILKNGSSEISHVLTVLHRPSISVFEEWRNVKLESKEIKEVYVGGGDGDGQDSLQGKEFATESALPSGKLLYSLERTGKDLEFTRMVVFAYDEECENLLDFFDLCLDFIDAGRKEKGVLVHCFAGQSRSASMVIAYLMRMEMLSGKEALASLRQCAQASPNPGFLKQLDLFERMNFKVDRSSPIYKHFRLKALGYLYSKDKKFDRLKLRADPEIMSNESSGSTYHCKKCKRILLFQEQVIDHTPGEADSEFDDMFKNMIGEVRNKNPGDPNQCTSIFVEPIVWMNTVEDFVSEGKLLCPKCSAKVGSFDWSGSYCSCGSKIIPAFQLQMSRVDVITVKDGVKKKKNNKHDKRRV is encoded by the coding sequence ATGCAGAAGCTTGACCTAGTTAGGGAGAATCTATACCTAGGCGATATATGCGCAGCTGCTGAGATTCTCAAGAACGGTAGCTCTGAGATTTCACATGTTCTTACGGTTTTGCACCGCCCTTCCATATCTGTCTTCGAGGAATGGCGTAACGTGAAACTAGAATCAAAAGAAATCAAGGAAGTGTAcgttggtggtggtgatggtgatggtcaAGACTCATTACAAGGCAAAGAGTTTGCGACAGAGAGCGCGTTACCATCAGGTAAGCTTTTATATTCTCTTGAGCGTACTGGGAAAGATCTCGAGTTTACACGAATGGTTGTGTTTGCTTACGATGAAGAATGCGAGAATCTGCTTGATTTTTTCGatctttgtttggattttatCGATGCTGGCCGCAAAGAGAAAGGTGTGTTAGTTCATTGCTTTGCTGGACAATCTCGGAGTGCTTCTATGGTTATTGCGTATCTGATGAGGATGGAAATGCTCTCCGGGAAAGAAGCTTTAGCATCATTGAGACAATGCGCTCAGGCTAGTCCCAATCCTGGCTTCTTAAAACAGTTAGATTTGTTTGAGAGAATGAACTTCAAAGTCGACCGTTCCAGCCCTATTTACAAGCACTTCCGTCTAAAAGCTTTAGGTTACTTATATAGCAAGGATAAGAAATTTGATAGATTGAAGTTGAGAGCTGATCCGGAAATAATGTCGAATGAGAGTAGTGGTAGTACGTACCATTGCAAGAAGTGCAAGAGAATTTTGTTGTTTCAAGAGCAAGTTATTGATCATACTCCAGGTGAGGCTGATTCAGAGTTCGATGACATGTTCAAAAACATGATAGGAGAGGTTCGCAACAAGAACCCCGGTGATCCGAACCAATGTACTTCCATATTCGTAGAGCCTATCGTATGGATGAACACAGTGGAAGATTTTGTGTCTGAAGGGAAGTTATTGTGTCCTAAGTGTAGCGCTAAGGTTGGAAGCTTTGACTGGTCGGGGAGTTATTGTAGCTGTGGAAGCAAGATTATTCCGGCGTTTCAACTTCAGATGAGCCGCGTCGATGTTATCACTGTGAAAGATggcgtgaagaagaagaagaacaacaagcaTGATAAGAGAAGAGTCTAA